The Bos indicus x Bos taurus breed Angus x Brahman F1 hybrid chromosome 11, Bos_hybrid_MaternalHap_v2.0, whole genome shotgun sequence sequence cctactccagtattcttgcctggagaatccccatggacagaggagcctggcgggctacatccatggggtcacaaacagacccgactgagcgacacAGCGCAGCACAGCACAAATGTAATATGTAAACATTATGCCTAGGCCCTGGATGTCCCTATTAGATGGAAAAGTCTCCTTATTTTGCTCCCACATGGGGTACACATGGTTGCACAGGTTTCAAACACTGTAGTTTATATAAATGATACCTTTCACCAGTGTTGGGCAGTGCACAACCTCAGCACCCTTCCAAAGATGGCTTGTTTCCATCCTCTCTCACCTTGAAGATGTTCTCAAAACATCTCAGCTGTTGATCAATTGTGCCTCTGATCCTACATTACCAACCTGACACTTTTTCCTCaccaaaaagaaagctgcaaTATTTGGAATACCAATAGCACCTTAAACACAGCAGATACTCAAAAGATGCTTCCAAATTACAATGGGTAAATTAACAAAGGCAGATTGTGATTAAACGTTAAAGAGCCTTGGGgaattcccaggcagtccagtggttaggactctgcattctCACTattcaaacctagacagcatattcaaaagcagagacattagtttgccaacaaaggtccgactagtcaaggctatggtttttccagtggtcatatatagatgcgagagttggactgtgaagaaagctgagtgcccaagaattgatgcttttgaactgtggtattggagaagactcttgagagtcccttggactgcaaggagatccaaccagtccattctaaaggaggtcagccctgggtgttctctggaaggaatgatgctaaagctgaaactctggtactttggccacctcatgtgaagagttgactcattggaaaagactctgatgctaggagggattgggggcaggaggagaaggggatgacagaggatgagatggctggatggcatcaccgactcgatggacgtgagtttgagtgaactctgggagttgtgatggacagggaggcctggcgtgctgcaaagagtcagacacgactgagcgactgaactgaatccctcATTGGGACACTAAAATTTCATAAGCcacttggtgcagccaaacagaacaaaataaaaggtAAGAACCTTCTCTTTTGGCCAAGAAAGGTTTTGACCTTATCTGGCAGGTGCCAAATTTGGTCAAATGATCAGAATGATGTTTCAGACAAAAAGACTAATTTCAGTAACCACAAGCAAACAGGATTTGAGACATTGTTCTCAAAGTACCACCTTAGCTCTCTGTTAGAGGAGGCCTGTGGGAAGCTCCCTCTGCTTTGTTCAGCCTCAAGTAACTCAGTCATCTTTCAGTTTATCTGTTTGGGATTACAGATAATGGTTTTCACATACCTACACTCAGAGTAAAGCTTAAAACTGGGCCATTAAGCCAAGAAAAACATTGTTTCTGCCTGAAATATCTGCGTATCTAGGAAACAGTTCTGACTTgaataattatatacatacataaaatgcaTATACACAAATTAAACATTTATCTTCCTCCTTCACTTCTTTTGCAGTCTTCCTCTTTTCCATCTGTCTCTTCcctttttggtttctttctctttcttcccctaaAATTATTATTCATGTCTCTCATTTCTTTCCAAATGCCTTACCTTAATGATCTCCAGACTTCACTCCTCTCCTCCCCAAATGCCCTCTCTCCTCCCAAAATTATTACTCAAGTCATTTCGCTGTTTTTGCTTATATAGTGACTTAGCCAATTCCGTTCAATATTTGTACTAATAACTCATTTGTCCTATTTCCTTTGCTGATGTACCTTGAACTTTCACTAACCTTAGAATTCTACAATTACTAGTGAATAATTTCAAGGCCAATCATTTATGGCTCATTTTCCTATGGCCCTCTAAAAGAATCAAGGGTTTTTGATGTATTTAGATACATAAATTAATTTCATTGTACTGATGCAGTaccaaataaataattctttcctGTAAATCAAAAAACTCAGAACCTAATAAACAAAATGCGTTTCCTAATGAATCTCCTTTCAAAGTATGTATCTTGGATTTTTTGCCAAGGCAGCTTATCAGTAATGGTCTCCATCGTCCCAGAGAGTTTTGTgtctgagaattaaataaaaatctttactcTCCAAAGGAAGAGTATTATGTGGaagtaacacactccagtatcagGCACATAGTACCACTGGAACCATGCACATGTCTATGAGGAAAAGACTATCAGGCAagcaactgaatttttaaatgaatggaagGGGGATTTTAAATTAGAATCTAAGGTAAAACACATAATACAATGATGTGTTTGTGCCCAAAGAGGCTCTCTCCCTTGAAAGTCCAACTTTCCTGTTTATTCCTCCCACCAAACATGCAAAATAAACTCTCCAGtactaaaaacagaaatatgttaTCACTACTGAAAAGTAAGCACCATcgaaggaaaagatcaaaatatttttctttcatcctagtaaagtgaaaagaaaaaccacTAAATACTGTAATACTGTTTCTGAAGTTAGggcagtttcctttttttttccccctccccagcctgaaGATCTTCTAGAAGTCATATTGGCAGCAAATGGTGGACAGGTGCCTTACTAACTCCGTATTtgataggaaaagaagagagaaaagggcaCAGACATCCATTATTTAGAATCTATCGCTATATTAATCTTCTTTATCACAATTCCATTACAATATTTTATGCAGCGTGTACGCGTGGGCGGTGTACAGCCGACCACACTCCATGATAACAAGGCTTCCTTTTTTCAAACACCATCAAAAATTAGCAAATAATTCGAACTGCTCTTAGCCCAAGGTTAAATTCTTGAATACTAACAACAGAAGTTCAGAGAAATCTAATTAACCGGTTCCTATTTGCTCGAAAGTAAACTACAAAGATGAGAGAGGCTTGTCATCTCTATCTGCCCCTCCCCAAGGCTGGCGATTCGCCCTCAAGAGAGGCGTCTAGTGTACAGACCAGAGCCGGCTAGAGCTGGGGGAAGGGGCGGGCGGTAGTGAGGGCCAACCCAACCCCGTGGCTGACCGCGCCTGGGGCCTCGCTGGGCCCAGAACCCAACTGAGCTCGGCCTCCCAGAGGCAAACAAGACGGAGACTGGACCGACGGACGGGACGGACAGACGCGACAGGACGGACGCAACGGGCAGAGAAGCAGTGCATCCTACCCGGAGGGCTCCCTCCCAGGGCCGGCGGAGTACCTGCTCCGGTCATCCAGGCTGCGGTTGTCGGCCGCCGCGGCGCGCCAGTCGGGCAGTGTGCTGGCGCACAGCACCACCATGGACACGATCACGAACACCACCGACACGCTGGCCAGGATCTGCGCGGCCAGCGACGACGTGGGCTCCTCGAAGGTCCGCCGCATGCGCTCCAGCCAGCGCCGGGAAGGGGCGGCCTCGGCACCGCCCGGTCGCGCCTCGTCCCGGCCCAGCGCGCCCGGCTCTTCGGCGGTGTAGAAGGTGTAGGTATCGGACATGCGGTCGTCGAGGCGGCGCTGGCAGCAGTACTCTAGGTGCGCGCCCTCCAGGCCCCAATAGATCATCTCATTGTAGAAGGAGAGTTCGCACATCCGCGGCGCGAAGCGCAGCTTGCCGTGGCCGCGGACGTAGAGAAGGATGAAGCCGAAGGCCTCCGAGTGCCGGTCGAAGAAGTACTCGTTGCGCTCGTGGTCATAGTCGTCGCACACCTCCAGCACGTCGCGCTCCGAGCGGCAGCCGTGCAGCCGGCTCACGCGCCGCAGCGGGAAGTCCTTCAGCAGCTCCCGGGACAGCGAGTACCGGGCGCCGCCCACGTTCAGCACCACCGAGGCCGCCCCGCTGCGCCCGAAGGTCATGGCTGGCTGCCCCGAAGCCCCCGAAGCCCGagggcgccgccgccgccccttCCGGCCGCCGCGCGGGGCCTGCCTGCGGTTGGCGGACGGGGGAGCGCGCCGTCGGGGCCCGCGGGCTGTCCGGCAGGCTCTCCCTCCGGGCTGCGCTGCTGCCCTTCGCTGACCCGGGGGCCCCTGGCTCTAGCCTTCTCGGCAGCCCAGCGCGGCTGCTAGCGACGCTCCCTCCGCACGGCGGTCCCTGCAGGTGGCCGGGGAGTCCCCCTCAGGCGCCAGCGCTGCGCCCCACTGGCCGAGAAAGAGGCTGCCAGCGCCGCCGCCCCTCGCGCCTGGGGGATGCTCCCTCCGAGGCCGGGGTGCCCTTTCAAGGCGGCGGCGCTGTTCCCCCCCTCCCCGGGGGCGTGCGCGCCGAGAGGAAGCGAGGGCGCTGGATGGCTCCGGGTCCCTGGCGCTCCCTCTGGCCGCGGCTCCGGCAAGGGCCCCACCGCCGTCCAgaagcaagaggcaaagtgaGCGGGTTCGGAGGCGGCAGAGAGCCGGCCCCgcgaggcgggggcggggcctcctCGCGGTTACCCCTCCTTGCCTCCTGGCTCCGCTCCGCTCACCTCCCTCCGCGCGCCGCCCTCCTCTTCCCACCCGAGTCCGCACCTCGCTCAGGCTGGGATTCCCCGGCGCCCCGCCCTGGACCTCGGGCTCCCCGCCTCGTGACGCTGTCCTCCCCCTCCGCTCTCGCCTGCAGTGGCCGGGAGGGGTCCGCAGAGCAGGGATGCGCCGAGCTTGGAGCCCCGAGTGGAAGGGGTAGAAAAGCCCCGAGCCTGGGGGTCTCAGTGACCGCGTCCCTCCCCGGAACATCGGGATGACTTGGGGAGTCCCCAAGGGCCCTTTTAACGGCCCCCCCCAAAGGAGGCTGCAGGAGGGTAAGGAGGAGTAAGGACTGGGGTGCAGGATTTGAGGGGCGGGGACAGACGGCTCTGGGAGAGCTTTTTCCAGAAACTCTCCGGAGCCCAGCTAGGTTTCTGAGACCGCCCCACAGGATTTCTCAAGAGAAGGCACCCCAGCAATTCTTTTCTTGCCGACTTTGTTCCTTCCTCTCCCGGCGCGGAGACCCACGTACCGCGTGCTCCGAAGGCGGCCACACATCCCAGCACCCAGCTTCGGTGCCGCCTCTCTCGGAGGAGCGGCTCCAGCCCCCGCTTTCTGGGTTGCCTGTCCTAAGAGAGCGCCTAAGCCTAGCGCCCCTGGACCCCCTCGTGACGCTCCCTGTAGAGTGGGATGAATGTCTGGGGAGAATTGTCTTGCCACTGACAAGAACAGAATTTTGCCCGACCTTCGTCTGCATTCTCCTTTTCATAATGTCTTAATTTCTCCTGTGCACCTCCGAGCCGGCTGCAGCACCGGCCCTCGAGCTTGAAGAGCCCTTTCAGGCTCTGCGGAGGGTACTTCCCTGGGCACTGTTCGATGCCCTGGGAGTGGGCTCCACTGGGCAGGGATTATTTTAAACTGCTTCAAGCAATTCACACGACATCCGGCACAGGCAGCCCTGCTCGCGCAGTACCCGCCAGAGGCGAAACAGGTGAGTTGTAAGGCAAACTGTTAAATGCAAAACATACTGGAAGAAAAATTAAGAGTGtggtgggatgaggtgggatGTGGTGATCTGACTTCGGAGTACACCTAGCTGGGAAGGGTTTTACTTTGCCCTTCACTTTTCATAATTGTGTAGAGTTATCTAGTGCCCACTAGAGGTCACCAGAAAGAGTCATTTTGCTCTCTGATTCTAGTGTGGATTCTTAGCGAAAACGCAGAGACCTAAAAATTGGAGTGCTCACAAAGTAAAATCACTCTGGCTGGTTTTTttgtgcccttttttttttttttttttaattgaagcatagttgattttcaatgttccAGGCgtacagcgaagtgattcagatatatagagataaatatatagagacattgtatatataaattttacgattttttccattaaaagtattttcaagatattgaatatagttccttgttggGTGATTTCTTAAAGAATGAAAATCTCTAAATTTTTTATATCTAGACTTGGTAATTTATCTTAAAAGCATTTAATGTGACTAAAAACTCAAAAATGGGAGTTGTTTACTTGTTAAGCTGCTACTAAACTAGAAAAACATCCTGAAGGAAATGTTTCAAGACAGAATCAAAAGAAGTGATGGCCATGAACTGGTAGAGAGAAAGAGCAGAGCATGTCTAATAGCAAAATCACAGGTGTGGAGGATTAAAGCCTGAAAGAAAGCTAACGCATTGCTTGGCTGAAAGCATGGGGATCTCCACTACAGAAGTCAGCTTTCATCCAGGAAGCTAATGGGATCCCTGAAGGTTTTAAGAACAGAACTGACTTGATCTCAGGAAGAGTCATTTGCCCCTTAGGTTATCCTAAGGAGGAGGCACTTCTGCAGCCAAGAAATGGGAACCCCACCCCTGTATCTCTGTAGATACGGAAGGGTTCATTTCTGAGAAACACTGAGACTAAGGACTCAGTACAGCTTGGAAATGGATTTGTTCTAGAATATGAGGATGAAGAAAAGTTTGCTGCTGCTAGTGGAGTGAAGAGCCTGGCTTCACACCAGCAAGAGCCGATTCCTGAGGGAGTcgttaaaaatactttttagaaGCTGTACAGGCAGCAGAACACAGAACAACTATTTTGTTGATTATTTGCTTCAACATTACTATATTTATTTCCTATGTTCTCTAAAATCCCTTTAAAGTCTGTTGATAGGACCAGTCGaggaaatatcatattttaaattacatttgagCTTAGAAAACCAATTAATTTGATGACAGTATAATTTGTGTCTCCTAggtatatttttatgaaatatcttAGACAGATAGGTTTAAATCACTTCATTTGTTTCAAGAGTAATATTCTTATTTGATTTTAATATCGTCAACTGCTACTGCAGCAACAATAACCCAAGTCATTTTcttaaacaaagaaaacaacaagATGCAGAAATGATTGGCTTGTCTCAATATAATCTAGTTTAAAAAGCATtcttaaaaacaactttattccTCTGTACTTGAAAAAATATGTTAAGAATTGATATCGTCATTGTTGTTGAGAATTATTGCATTTATATTCTTCTCTGGATTCTAGATGATATTTAGGGTCTTCATATGTAAATCTTTAGACTGCATCAGGTATCAGGCagaattttaaagtttgaaagaGATTTTCTTGTGTCAATTTATAAGCCCCTTTTTGGGGAGGAGGAACAAGGCTTCAGAGATGTGGCTATAATTTGCCCAAGGTTCCCCACCAGCAGCATCCCGGTGGAGACACGGCTGGAGCCAGGTTTTCTAGTTCCAAACCCTAAACCCTCGGTCTCCAGGGCCTGCATGGCTGCCACAACTTCCTGTCTGATCTCTGCACTCCAGTTCTTCCCTCCATCTGTGAATCCTGTATCATGCCACTGAACagctcttccttttcttcattttcattaagtCATTCCCCAGTTCAAGAATCAAAAGTGGCTAAGGATCTCTACAATTACAAACTGGCCTGGAAATAAAGTCCACACTGGTTCTTAGGACCATCTCTAGATTCATATCCTGGCTGCACAACTTTTTTGCTAAGTGACCTGGAACAAATTCCCTGACTTTAAGGCTCCATTTTCTCATTCTTACAATGGCAATAACATGGCTCCGTCAAAGGGGTGGtatgaaatgaaatgatgcaAGAGTGGTATATGCCTCTGTGCAtgacactgggaaaaaaaaaaaatctcactttgtGTATGCCTCTACCAGCCCAAGCAGGTCATGCTCATTTTCATTCCTGGATTATAATTAAATACAAATcagataggggcttccctagtgggtcagagagtaaggaatctgcttgaagtgcaggagacctgggttcaattcctggattgggaagattccctggataaggaaatggcaacccagtccagtattcttgcctggaaaattccatggacagaggaacctggcgggctacagtccatggaattgcaaggagtcggacatggctgaacagttaacactttcacacttccaCAGATCAGACAAGTGAATTGATTCATCTAAAAATGTGACCAATCACAAAAAGTAACCCAATCAACATTTCAGTGAAAAGTTGTGACCCACTGCTGAGTCTAGACTGAACATGAATTCCTCCTTGCACTGCACAACTGGCTGTGTTCAGAGTCCTTGAGCAGGTCTCACCTCTTGAagcttcatttcctcatctggaaagtgaaagtaataCGAGTTTTGGGGGAAGTCACACAGAAAGGGCTCCCAACACCCTGCCCAAAGCTTTATAAATGTCCTGTGGGCACCACTGGTCCTTGCAGCTTACTTAAGCAACTGTGCCTTAAAAAGCcctgactcaaaaaaaaaaaaaaaaagagc is a genomic window containing:
- the KCNG3 gene encoding potassium voltage-gated channel subfamily G member 3 isoform X1, whose protein sequence is MTFGRSGAASVVLNVGGARYSLSRELLKDFPLRRVSRLHGCRSERDVLEVCDDYDHERNEYFFDRHSEAFGFILLYVRGHGKLRFAPRMCELSFYNEMIYWGLEGAHLEYCCQRRLDDRMSDTYTFYTAEEPGALGRDEARPGGAEAAPSRRWLERMRRTFEEPTSSLAAQILASVSVVFVIVSMVVLCASTLPDWRAAAADNRSLDDRSRYSAGPGREPSGIIEAICIGWFTAECIVRFIVSKNKCEFVKRPLNIIDLLAITPYYISVLMTVFTGENSQLQRAGVTLRVLRMMRIFWVIKLARHFIGLQTLGLTLKRCYREMVMLLVFICVAMAIFSALSQLLEHGLDLETSNKDFASIPAACWWVIISMTTVGYGDMYPITVPGRILGGVCVVSGIVLLALPITFIYHSFVQCYHELKFRSARYSRSLSAEFLN